From a region of the Megalops cyprinoides isolate fMegCyp1 chromosome 13, fMegCyp1.pri, whole genome shotgun sequence genome:
- the LOC118788457 gene encoding CUGBP Elav-like family member 1 isoform X2 translates to MDSIDPDALYLSSEQLRQPCELPRTALEVPALAGAKKMNGTLDHPDQPDIDAIKMFVGQIPRSWTEEQLRELFEPYGAVYEINVLRDRSQNPPQSKGCCFITFYTRKSALEAQNALHNMKILPGMHHPIQMKPADSEKNNAVEDRKLFIGMISKKCNENDIRLMFSPYGQIEECRILRGPDGLSRGCAFVTFTARQMAQSAIKAMHQSQTMEGCSSPMVVKFADTQKDKEQKRIAQQLQQQMQQLNAASMWGNLAGLNSLGPQYLALLQQSASSGNALNNLHPISGLNAMQNLAALAAAAGATQSTPTGANALTTSSSPLSALTSSAGSSPTSSTNSSVNPMASLGALQSLAAGAGGGLSMGSLAGMAALNGGLGSGGLSNGTGSTMEALTQAYSGIQQYAAAALPSLYNQSLLSQQSGSAAGSQKEGPEGANLFIYHLPQEFGDQDLLQMFMPFGNVISAKVFIDKQTNLSKCFGFVSYDNPVSSQAAIQSMNGFQIGMKRLKVQLKRSKNDSKPY, encoded by the exons ATGGATAGCATTGATCCTGACGCCCTGTATCTGTCCTCGGAGCAGCTCAGGCAGCCATGCGAGCTCCCCCGTACTGCACTGGAGGTTCCCGCCCTTGCAGG AGCAAAGAAGATGAACGGGACTCTGGACCATCCAGACCAGCCCGACATTGATGCCATTAAGATGTTTGTCGGCCAGATCCCCCGGTCCTGGACAGAGGAACAGCTTCGAGAGCTTTTTGAGCCCTATGGCGCCGTCTATGAAATCAATGTCCTGCGGGACAGGAGCCAGAACCCCCCACAGAGTAAAG GTTGTTGTTTCATAACATTCTACACTCGTAAATCAGCATTAGAAGCACAGAATGCCCTGCACAATATGAAAATTCTCCCAGGG ATGCATCATCCAATTCAGATGAAGCCCGCAGACAGCGAGAAAAATAATG CAGTGGAAGACCGCAAATTATTCATAGGAATGATCTCAAAGAAATGCAACGAGAATGATATCAGGCTCATGTTCTCGCCGTACGGCCAGATCGAGGAGTGTCGAATACTGCGAGGTCCAGATGGGCTGAGCCGTG GTTGTGCATTTGTCACCTTCACAGCGAGACAGATGGCACAGTCAGCTATCAAAGCCATGCATCAGTCACAGACCATGGAG GGCTGCTCGTCCCCGATGGTGGTGAAGTTTGCAGACACGCAAAAGGACAAGGAACAGAAGCGCATcgcccagcagctgcagcagcagatgcAGCAGCTCAATGCTGCCTCCATGTGGGGGAACCTGGCCGGGCTCAATTCTCTGGGGCCGCAGTATCTCGCA ctcctccagcagtCGGCATCCTCTGGGAACGCTCTGAACAACCTGCACCCCATatcag GGCTGAATGCCATGCAGAACCTGGCGGCACTGGCAGCTGCGGCCGGCGCCACCCAGTCCACCCCCACGGGCGCCAACGCCCtcaccacctccagcagcccCCTCAGCGCCCTCACCAGCTCAG CGGGGTCTTCCCCCACATCCAGCACCAACTCCTCAGTCAACCCCATGGCCTCTCTGGGTGCACTGCAGTCTCTGGCCGCTGGGGCTGGGGGAGGCCTCAGCATGGGCTCGCTAGCAG GAATGGCTGCTTTAAACGGAGGACTGGGTAGTGGGGGCCTCTCCAACGGCACTGGCAGCACAATGGAGGCGCTGACCCAGGCCTACTCGGGCATCCAGCAGTATGCGGCGGCCGCCTTGCCCAGCCTCTACAACCAGAGCCTGCTCTCCCAGCAGAGCGGGAGTGCTGCCGGCAGCCAGAAGGAAG GCCCTGAGGGAGCCAACCTGTTCATATACCACCTACCCCAGGAGTTTGGTGATCAAGATCTGCTCCAAATGTTCATGCCATTCGGAAATGTCATCTCTGCCAAGGTCTTCATTGACAAGCAGACGAACCTCAGCAAGTGTTTTG GCTTTGTAAGTTACGACAATCCCGTATCATCTCAGGCAGCCATTCAGTCGATGAACGGTTTCCAGATCGGAATGAAGCGGCTGAAGGTTCAGCTTAAGAGATCCAAAAACGACAGCAAGCCATACTGA
- the LOC118788457 gene encoding CUGBP Elav-like family member 1 isoform X1, protein MDSIDPDALYLSSEQLRQPCELPRTALEVPALAGAKKMNGTLDHPDQPDIDAIKMFVGQIPRSWTEEQLRELFEPYGAVYEINVLRDRSQNPPQSKGCCFITFYTRKSALEAQNALHNMKILPGMHHPIQMKPADSEKNNAVEDRKLFIGMISKKCNENDIRLMFSPYGQIEECRILRGPDGLSRGCAFVTFTARQMAQSAIKAMHQSQTMEGCSSPMVVKFADTQKDKEQKRIAQQLQQQMQQLNAASMWGNLAGLNSLGPQYLALYLQLLQQSASSGNALNNLHPISGLNAMQNLAALAAAAGATQSTPTGANALTTSSSPLSALTSSAGSSPTSSTNSSVNPMASLGALQSLAAGAGGGLSMGSLAGMAALNGGLGSGGLSNGTGSTMEALTQAYSGIQQYAAAALPSLYNQSLLSQQSGSAAGSQKEGPEGANLFIYHLPQEFGDQDLLQMFMPFGNVISAKVFIDKQTNLSKCFGFVSYDNPVSSQAAIQSMNGFQIGMKRLKVQLKRSKNDSKPY, encoded by the exons ATGGATAGCATTGATCCTGACGCCCTGTATCTGTCCTCGGAGCAGCTCAGGCAGCCATGCGAGCTCCCCCGTACTGCACTGGAGGTTCCCGCCCTTGCAGG AGCAAAGAAGATGAACGGGACTCTGGACCATCCAGACCAGCCCGACATTGATGCCATTAAGATGTTTGTCGGCCAGATCCCCCGGTCCTGGACAGAGGAACAGCTTCGAGAGCTTTTTGAGCCCTATGGCGCCGTCTATGAAATCAATGTCCTGCGGGACAGGAGCCAGAACCCCCCACAGAGTAAAG GTTGTTGTTTCATAACATTCTACACTCGTAAATCAGCATTAGAAGCACAGAATGCCCTGCACAATATGAAAATTCTCCCAGGG ATGCATCATCCAATTCAGATGAAGCCCGCAGACAGCGAGAAAAATAATG CAGTGGAAGACCGCAAATTATTCATAGGAATGATCTCAAAGAAATGCAACGAGAATGATATCAGGCTCATGTTCTCGCCGTACGGCCAGATCGAGGAGTGTCGAATACTGCGAGGTCCAGATGGGCTGAGCCGTG GTTGTGCATTTGTCACCTTCACAGCGAGACAGATGGCACAGTCAGCTATCAAAGCCATGCATCAGTCACAGACCATGGAG GGCTGCTCGTCCCCGATGGTGGTGAAGTTTGCAGACACGCAAAAGGACAAGGAACAGAAGCGCATcgcccagcagctgcagcagcagatgcAGCAGCTCAATGCTGCCTCCATGTGGGGGAACCTGGCCGGGCTCAATTCTCTGGGGCCGCAGTATCTCGCA CTTTAtttgcagctcctccagcagtCGGCATCCTCTGGGAACGCTCTGAACAACCTGCACCCCATatcag GGCTGAATGCCATGCAGAACCTGGCGGCACTGGCAGCTGCGGCCGGCGCCACCCAGTCCACCCCCACGGGCGCCAACGCCCtcaccacctccagcagcccCCTCAGCGCCCTCACCAGCTCAG CGGGGTCTTCCCCCACATCCAGCACCAACTCCTCAGTCAACCCCATGGCCTCTCTGGGTGCACTGCAGTCTCTGGCCGCTGGGGCTGGGGGAGGCCTCAGCATGGGCTCGCTAGCAG GAATGGCTGCTTTAAACGGAGGACTGGGTAGTGGGGGCCTCTCCAACGGCACTGGCAGCACAATGGAGGCGCTGACCCAGGCCTACTCGGGCATCCAGCAGTATGCGGCGGCCGCCTTGCCCAGCCTCTACAACCAGAGCCTGCTCTCCCAGCAGAGCGGGAGTGCTGCCGGCAGCCAGAAGGAAG GCCCTGAGGGAGCCAACCTGTTCATATACCACCTACCCCAGGAGTTTGGTGATCAAGATCTGCTCCAAATGTTCATGCCATTCGGAAATGTCATCTCTGCCAAGGTCTTCATTGACAAGCAGACGAACCTCAGCAAGTGTTTTG GCTTTGTAAGTTACGACAATCCCGTATCATCTCAGGCAGCCATTCAGTCGATGAACGGTTTCCAGATCGGAATGAAGCGGCTGAAGGTTCAGCTTAAGAGATCCAAAAACGACAGCAAGCCATACTGA